In Danaus plexippus chromosome 28, MEX_DaPlex, whole genome shotgun sequence, a genomic segment contains:
- the LOC116776248 gene encoding actin-like protein 6A, translating to MSGPNGMLYGGDEIGALVFDPGHHSLRVGYAQEDTPKADIPAVIGVGPATHIPDAEEKVPDGNVTQSATKKDELRYYIDVTELHVPRPNMEVQTYMKDGQIDNWDLFEKMLDYCYSKVIRSPSEHHPALFTEAVWTTRPAREKLAELLFEKYQAPAFFLVKNAVLAAFANGKSTALVVDAGASQTSAIPVIDGYALTSAAARSPLGGDHLASQAKLLLANMHIHMLPLYSIQSKEVIRERERARYTPRVLPAGLTSSWQQYMLKRQYEDFVHTVAQVSEMVYDERTAASVPGVHYEFPGGYHQDFGPERFKLTECLFEQTLGAPHLVCAAASACDADARSALWGAVVACGGVACTGGWMERLGKELAARAPSSHRLKTSAPPAHSERRFAAWIGGSILASIGSFQQMWISSQEYDEGGKGQLERKCP from the exons atgagTGGTCCTAACGGAATGCTATATGGTGGTGATGAAATAGGAGCTTTAGTGTTCGATCCCGGGCATCACTCGCTTAGGGTTGGTTATGCCCAAGAAGATACTCCTAAAGCCGACATCCCTGCAGTTATCGGTGTCGGCCCAGCAACTCACATCCCTGACGCTGAAGAAAAGGTCCCCGATGGAAATGTCACACAGAgcg CTACAAAGAAAGATGAGCTCCGGTACTACATAGATGTGACGGAGCTTCACGTACCCCGGCCGAACATGGAGGTTCAGACATATATGAAAGATGGACAGATCGATAACTGGGATCTGTTTGAGAAAATGTTGGATTACTGTTATTCAAAG GTGATAAGATCACCATCAGAACATCATCCGGCTCTCTTCACTGAGGCCGTGTGGACAACCAGGCCGGCTCGGGAGAAGCTCGCTGAGttgttgtttgaaaaataCCAAGCTCCAGCCTTCTTTTTGGTCAAAAATGCTGTTCTGGCAGCATTCGCGAACGGAAAGTCAACAGCACTGGTGGTAGACGCTGGTGCAAGCCAAACTTCAGCAATCCCCGTTATTGAtgg ATACGCGTTAACAAGTGCCGCAGCCCGTTCACCCCTCGGCGGCGATCACTTAGCGTCCCAAGCCAAACTGCTGCTGGCAAACATGCACATCCACATGCTGCCCTTATACAGCATACAGAGCAAAGAAGTCATACGTGAGAGAGAGAGAGCGAGATACACACCTCGCGTTCTACCAGCAGGTCTAACTTCCAGCTGGCAGCAGTACATGCTAAAACGGCAGTATGAGGACTTCGTTCACACAGTGGCCCAAGTGTCTGAAATGGTGTACGACGAACGGACAGCCGCTTCCGTTCCAGGTGTTCATTACGAATTTCCAGGTGGTTATCACCAGGACTTCGGACCGGAGAGGTTCAAACTGACGGAATGCCTGTTTGAACAGACTCTGGGAGCGCCGCATCTGG TTTGCGCGGCGGCGTCGGCCTGCGACGCGGACGCTCGCTCGGCTCTCTGGGGCGCGGTGGTCGCGTGCGGCGGGGTGGCGTGCACCGGCGGCTGGATGGAGAGGCTCGGCAAGGAGCTGGCGGCCAGGGCGCCCTCCTCACACAGGCTCAAGACCAGCGCCCCGCCCGCGCACAGCGAGCGACGATTCGCCGCCTGGATCG GTGGGTCTATCCTAGCGTCTATCGGCTCGTTCCAGCAGATGTGGATCTCGTCCCAGGAGTACGACGAGGGCGGCAAGGGCCAGCTCGAGAGGAAATGCCCTTAG
- the LOC116776246 gene encoding pro-neuropeptide Y-like produces the protein MRLLLPMIFLSFVMMSSSQAQYPRPRRPERFDTAEQISNYLKELQEYYSVHGRGRYGKRQMHIADASVIFREMPFFENNLNDDVFKNLGYT, from the exons ATGCGTCTCCTACTTCCCATGATTTTCTTGTCCTTCGTGATGATGAGTTCGTCACAGGCGCAGTACCCTCGGCCTCGACGCCCTGAACGATTTGATACAGCGGAACAGATATCTAATTATCTCAAAGAACTTCAGGAATATTACTCCGTGCACGGCAGAGGaag ATACGGAAAGAGGCAAATGCATATAGCTGACGCGTCCGTCATCTTCAGAGAGATGCCGTTCTTCGAGAACAATCTCAATGACGACGTGTTCAAAAACCTTGGATACACATAG
- the LOC116776321 gene encoding uncharacterized protein LOC116776321 isoform X2, giving the protein MAPTKFGVSKGRSRDQGDQPSSDHTPTYHSEHASTLDSPVPSTSKGIVSQELNPADIFPMLDLDDDDEEFTGIPSSRRNSFGANLEEQQVLYQSFQDESTSAIDELNQIQIYDEPEVLEDEASTTYDANSLQFDEASVTEENSTYCAVLKKPKKSKSKEQELKDLNMWQATNYEVMSNLLNRSGTKDEKIKWQAIATARGLCTLTDNCTCNDCKGSYLVGVSDGDAGLGAAPLFSTMHLGCSIQ; this is encoded by the exons ATGGCGCCTACGAAGTTTGGGGTCTCTAAGGGCCGGAGTAGAGACCAGGGTGATCAGCCCTCGAGCGACCACACTCCTACCTACCACAGCGAACATG CGAGCACCTTGGATTCGCCAGTGCCATCGACCAGCAAGGGCATAGTTTCTCAGGAACTGAATCCAGCGGACATCTTTCCAATGCTAGACTTGGATGACGATGATGAAGAG TTTACCGGGATACCATCATCGCGTCGGAACAGCTTCGGAGCCAATTTGGAAGAACAACAG GTATTATACCAATCGTTCCAAGACGAATCGACATCCGCGATAGAcgaattaaatcaaatacaaatatacgACGAACCGGAAGTTCTCGAGGATGAGGCCAGCACCACCTATGACGCGAATTCGCTGCAGTTTGATGAAGCGTCCGTCACTGAGGAAAACTCGACATACTGCGCTGTACTCAAGAAACCTAAGAAGAGCAAGTCCAAGGAACAGGAGCTGAAAGACCTCAACATGTGGCAGGCCACCAATTACGAAGTCATGTCG AATCTGCTAAACCGAAGTGGGACGAAGgacgaaaaaattaaatggcaGGCAATAGCGACAGCAAGGGGGCTTTGCACGTTAACTGACAATTGTACTTGCAATGACTGCAAGGGCTCCTACCTTGTCGGAGTATCGGATGGGGACGCGGGGCTGGGCGCCGCCCCACTGTTCAGTACAATGCATTTGGGATGTTCCatacagtaa
- the LOC116776321 gene encoding uncharacterized protein LOC116776321 isoform X3, with protein sequence MRAQCLCTEKVLYSVMAPTKFGVSKGRSRDQGDQPSSDHTPTYHSEHASTLDSPVPSTSKGIVSQELNPADIFPMLDLDDDDEEFTGIPSSRRNSFGANLEEQQVLYQSFQDESTSAIDELNQIQIYDEPEVLEDEASTTYDANSLQFDEASVTEENSTYCAVLKKPKKSKSKEQELKDLNMWQATNYEVMSEATAEKKTTQPETKKDHGNGN encoded by the exons ATGCGCGCGCAGTGTCTGTGCACCGAAAAGGTTCTTTATAGTG TAATGGCGCCTACGAAGTTTGGGGTCTCTAAGGGCCGGAGTAGAGACCAGGGTGATCAGCCCTCGAGCGACCACACTCCTACCTACCACAGCGAACATG CGAGCACCTTGGATTCGCCAGTGCCATCGACCAGCAAGGGCATAGTTTCTCAGGAACTGAATCCAGCGGACATCTTTCCAATGCTAGACTTGGATGACGATGATGAAGAG TTTACCGGGATACCATCATCGCGTCGGAACAGCTTCGGAGCCAATTTGGAAGAACAACAG GTATTATACCAATCGTTCCAAGACGAATCGACATCCGCGATAGAcgaattaaatcaaatacaaatatacgACGAACCGGAAGTTCTCGAGGATGAGGCCAGCACCACCTATGACGCGAATTCGCTGCAGTTTGATGAAGCGTCCGTCACTGAGGAAAACTCGACATACTGCGCTGTACTCAAGAAACCTAAGAAGAGCAAGTCCAAGGAACAGGAGCTGAAAGACCTCAACATGTGGCAGGCCACCAATTACGAAGTCATGTCG GAAGCTACGGCTGAGAAGAAGACAACCCAGCCGGAGACTAAAAAAGATCATGGCAATGGAAATTAA
- the LOC116776321 gene encoding uncharacterized protein LOC116776321 isoform X1 — MRAQCLCTEKVLYSVMAPTKFGVSKGRSRDQGDQPSSDHTPTYHSEHASTLDSPVPSTSKGIVSQELNPADIFPMLDLDDDDEEFTGIPSSRRNSFGANLEEQQVLYQSFQDESTSAIDELNQIQIYDEPEVLEDEASTTYDANSLQFDEASVTEENSTYCAVLKKPKKSKSKEQELKDLNMWQATNYEVMSNLLNRSGTKDEKIKWQAIATARGLCTLTDNCTCNDCKGSYLVGVSDGDAGLGAAPLFSTMHLGCSIQ; from the exons ATGCGCGCGCAGTGTCTGTGCACCGAAAAGGTTCTTTATAGTG TAATGGCGCCTACGAAGTTTGGGGTCTCTAAGGGCCGGAGTAGAGACCAGGGTGATCAGCCCTCGAGCGACCACACTCCTACCTACCACAGCGAACATG CGAGCACCTTGGATTCGCCAGTGCCATCGACCAGCAAGGGCATAGTTTCTCAGGAACTGAATCCAGCGGACATCTTTCCAATGCTAGACTTGGATGACGATGATGAAGAG TTTACCGGGATACCATCATCGCGTCGGAACAGCTTCGGAGCCAATTTGGAAGAACAACAG GTATTATACCAATCGTTCCAAGACGAATCGACATCCGCGATAGAcgaattaaatcaaatacaaatatacgACGAACCGGAAGTTCTCGAGGATGAGGCCAGCACCACCTATGACGCGAATTCGCTGCAGTTTGATGAAGCGTCCGTCACTGAGGAAAACTCGACATACTGCGCTGTACTCAAGAAACCTAAGAAGAGCAAGTCCAAGGAACAGGAGCTGAAAGACCTCAACATGTGGCAGGCCACCAATTACGAAGTCATGTCG AATCTGCTAAACCGAAGTGGGACGAAGgacgaaaaaattaaatggcaGGCAATAGCGACAGCAAGGGGGCTTTGCACGTTAACTGACAATTGTACTTGCAATGACTGCAAGGGCTCCTACCTTGTCGGAGTATCGGATGGGGACGCGGGGCTGGGCGCCGCCCCACTGTTCAGTACAATGCATTTGGGATGTTCCatacagtaa